Proteins from a single region of Methanoculleus horonobensis:
- a CDS encoding HEAT repeat domain-containing protein has protein sequence MTDRTRIEELIADLRDGPLAARRAAAAELGESGEEAVEPLIGTMKAENNDVRWYAARALMWIGEPAIDPLLMAMRAVDDRDFRRYATAALAEIGDPAVEPLVAVIENADADLQPFAALALAKIGEAAVGPLLRLMESPDAKTQERAALLLWKMGETGAGPLTEALEARSQSANNK, from the coding sequence ATGACTGACAGAACCCGGATCGAGGAACTGATCGCCGATCTCCGGGACGGCCCTCTCGCGGCGCGCCGGGCGGCGGCCGCCGAGCTCGGTGAGAGCGGGGAAGAGGCTGTAGAACCGCTTATCGGCACGATGAAGGCCGAAAACAACGACGTTCGGTGGTATGCCGCCCGTGCGCTGATGTGGATCGGGGAGCCGGCGATCGATCCCCTCCTCATGGCGATGCGTGCCGTAGACGACCGCGACTTCCGGCGCTACGCCACGGCGGCCCTCGCGGAGATCGGCGATCCCGCCGTCGAACCCCTTGTCGCCGTCATCGAGAACGCCGATGCCGACCTCCAGCCGTTCGCCGCGCTGGCCCTGGCGAAGATCGGTGAGGCGGCGGTCGGACCGCTCCTCCGCCTGATGGAGAGCCCTGATGCGAAGACACAGGAGCGCGCCGCGCTCCTCCTCTGGAAGATGGGGGAGACGGGTGCCGGCCCGCTCACCGAGGCGCTGGAAGCGAGAAGCCAATCCGCGAACAATAAATGA
- a CDS encoding HEAT repeat domain-containing protein, with the protein MSPAGSSKSAEAWGRPAVIVLVTALAVLLDLAFGTIAYTHLFYLVLILAAFWYRRRAIIVGVLLAMVHVTVGSILYGTPGTGILVNAAAFVVAAYLLGYLFEMAGRRAGGLHFRIDETGGTACDRNTRRLISRLSSRDPDTRYQAAGCLGNGGDPAAVEPLAALLADPEVGVRWKAAEALGRLGSPAVGPLTASLKSENVDVRWMAAVALGEIGDPAAIPALMSALDDEDSYVRSRAALALGAIGEPAREEVVAGLSDGNERVRRGAAIALGSIGGEGSTAILVEALRDPDGEVRQRACAALGDIGEPAVPSLIEALGTESELLRRGAVAALGLIGKPAVPALAIVLRNGDNLRVRTGAVRALGEIGDRSSADILIRTLEDERAEVREAAREALGNIRKT; encoded by the coding sequence ATGAGTCCTGCAGGTTCGTCGAAGAGTGCAGAGGCATGGGGCAGGCCTGCAGTCATCGTCCTCGTCACGGCACTTGCCGTTCTCCTGGATCTCGCCTTCGGCACGATCGCGTATACCCACCTCTTCTACCTGGTGCTCATCCTCGCTGCGTTCTGGTACCGGCGGCGTGCGATCATCGTCGGGGTTCTGCTCGCCATGGTTCACGTCACCGTCGGGAGCATCCTCTACGGAACCCCGGGCACCGGCATCCTGGTGAATGCGGCCGCCTTCGTCGTCGCCGCATACCTCCTCGGCTACCTCTTCGAGATGGCGGGCAGGCGTGCCGGCGGTCTCCACTTCCGTATCGATGAGACCGGCGGAACCGCGTGCGACCGGAACACGAGACGGCTGATCTCCCGGCTATCGAGCCGCGACCCCGACACCCGTTACCAGGCGGCCGGGTGCCTCGGCAACGGGGGCGACCCCGCAGCGGTCGAACCGCTCGCCGCACTCCTCGCGGATCCGGAGGTCGGCGTCCGGTGGAAGGCGGCGGAGGCACTCGGAAGACTGGGGTCTCCGGCCGTCGGGCCGCTCACGGCGAGCCTCAAGAGCGAGAACGTCGATGTCCGCTGGATGGCCGCTGTCGCTCTCGGGGAGATCGGCGATCCCGCGGCGATTCCGGCGCTGATGAGCGCGCTCGACGACGAGGACTCCTACGTCCGGAGCCGGGCGGCTCTCGCACTCGGCGCGATCGGCGAGCCCGCCCGGGAGGAGGTCGTCGCCGGCCTCTCTGACGGGAACGAGCGCGTCAGGCGGGGAGCGGCGATTGCGCTCGGGAGCATCGGCGGGGAGGGCAGTACTGCGATCCTCGTCGAAGCGCTCCGCGACCCGGACGGGGAGGTGCGGCAGCGGGCCTGCGCTGCTCTCGGGGATATCGGCGAGCCTGCCGTCCCTTCCCTCATCGAGGCGCTCGGAACAGAGAGCGAACTCCTCCGGCGGGGAGCGGTCGCCGCTCTCGGCCTCATCGGGAAGCCCGCCGTCCCCGCGCTCGCCATCGTGCTCCGGAACGGCGACAACCTGCGTGTCCGGACGGGAGCCGTACGCGCCCTCGGGGAGATCGGGGATCGCAGTTCGGCCGACATCCTGATCCGGACGCTCGAAGACGAACGGGCTGAGGTGCGCGAGGCTGCCCGGGAGGCGCTCGGCAACATCAGGAAGACATAA
- a CDS encoding type 1 glutamine amidotransferase domain-containing protein, which translates to MSRIAVLITDMFEDVEYTEPAGAFREAGHDIVHVGLSAGETVHGKADKTPVTIDRSVSDASPDDFDALFIPGGYSPDKLRAHDVPVEFVRRFVESGKPVLSICHAPQLMITAQVLRGRKIAGWKSVAQDIRNAGAEYVDREVVVDGNIVSSRQPDDIPAFIKASLAKLKEAPGQETRAAAAGQR; encoded by the coding sequence ATGAGCAGAATAGCAGTCCTGATCACGGATATGTTCGAGGATGTCGAGTACACGGAGCCTGCCGGGGCGTTCCGGGAGGCTGGCCACGATATCGTCCACGTCGGCCTCTCCGCGGGGGAGACCGTGCACGGGAAGGCGGATAAAACACCGGTCACGATCGACCGGAGCGTATCGGACGCGTCACCGGACGACTTCGACGCGCTCTTCATACCGGGCGGCTACTCGCCCGACAAACTCCGGGCCCACGATGTGCCCGTCGAGTTCGTGCGCCGCTTCGTCGAGAGCGGGAAACCGGTTCTCTCCATATGCCACGCGCCCCAGCTCATGATCACCGCGCAGGTGCTCCGCGGCCGGAAGATTGCCGGCTGGAAGTCCGTCGCGCAGGATATCAGGAACGCCGGTGCGGAGTACGTCGACCGGGAGGTGGTCGTCGACGGCAACATCGTCTCGAGCAGGCAGCCGGACGACATTCCCGCGTTCATCAAAGCATCGCTCGCGAAACTCAAGGAGGCCCCGGGCCAGGAGACCCGGGCTGCGGCTGCAGGGCAGCGGTGA